ACCCTGTGCCCCAAAGCTCAGCCTCGTGAACAGCAGCGAGCCTGCCAACAGCGCCGCGATACCCAAGGACCAGGGAAGACTTACCCCGCCACCCCACATGTCCGCCAGAACCGTACCGGGGCGACGGTCGAACTCGTCGCCGGGCTTTTCGCGCTGGCCCTCGTCGGTGTCACCGAACAGGAAGACACGAAGCCACGGCCGTCCCGCCTGCGCGCGGCGACGCATAAACTGAAGCGTCGCGAGCAGTTCGTCGAGCGAGTAGGGAATCTGGATCAGCATCGCCGCGGCGCCAACGAGCGTCAGTGTCGCCCATGTGCCGATAACGATCGGTTGAATGATCACGAACAGGATCGAGACCACGCCGAGCGGCGCGATCATCAGTCCGAACAAAAACACGAGCCACGGCATCGACCGCCAGCGCGCTCGCGATCCGACGATCCCCGTCACGATCTCGAGCGCATAAGTATAGCCGCCGAGTGCCGCATCGGGGATCGGGAAGGCGCGTGACACCGAAGAGGTGATGACAGCCTCGGTGCCATTCTTCTGCGGCTCATCGGGCAGACCGGAAAAGAAGGGATCCCAGACCCCGTCGATCTGTTCGAGCTGATATGCGGTCAGATAGCGGGCGACAAGCAGGCCGACCAGCGCGAGGAGAATGATGGGGAGCCGCTGGGTCCAAGCCGAGGGATTGTAGGACCAGCCCGGCGGGATAGCCGGGCCCGTCATCGTGGCGACAACCGATGGACCGGGTTCGGGCTTGGCGCCGACCGCCAGCCCGAAGGCGAACGCGCCCACCAGCGTATCCGAAAGGAAAGCCGCCGGGTTTTCGGTCCAGAACAGGAAGGGTACCGCCATGATCAGGGCCGCCACACCGGCCGAAGCCCAGCGCGCCCAGGTCGCCTGCCAGGACAATGACAAGGCGGCGAACAGCATCAGCGCGGCGCCGAGCAGGATCTCCGACCAGAAGAGCAGCGGCTCTTCAACCTGCACGATCACCGGCTGGACGAGGATCCAGAGCCCAAGCGCGATATTGGTAAAATGCGCCCACCGCGTCTCGCGATGCTCAGCGCGGCGGCGGCGTTCATAGCCAAGCCGCAAAGCCTCGGCATCGTGGCCTGCATCCTCGGCCTCGACGACGAAGGCCGGCGCCGTCAGGCGGTTCATTTCGTACCAGCCGGCCGGATCCTTCTTGAGCGCCTTGACGATTGCCGGAAGTTTGTCGGCCAATCGGTGGCGCGGCTCCCAGCCCAGCAGCTTGCGCGCCCGGCTGATGTCGATTGCATAATGGTCGCTCGCCATGCGGGTCATGAACGGCTGGATGAAGGGCCGTTCGCCCTGGTCGAGGGCGTCGGGAACGACCGGCTCGGCCTTGTCTTGAGCCCAGGCGCCAACGCCGGCGATCGGCGCCGGCACCCGGATGGTCGGCCACGCCCCCTCACCGTGGATCAGGCGGCCCAGGCGATCCTGAAGATCGGCATAGCCGAGCGTGTGTTCTTCCCCCACCAGGATCACTGTCTCGCCCGGCAGGTCT
The Sphingomonas crocodyli genome window above contains:
- a CDS encoding NAD-dependent epimerase/dehydratase family protein, translated to MTGKPIVLITGASGNIGRSLARALGDRYQIVGLDMEAKDVGFPIIEVDLTDDKSMAQAMLEVRERYGERIATVIHLAAFFDFSGDEKPQYRAVNVEGSRRLLRELRAFKVEQFLYSGTMLVHAPGRPGERIDESRPIAPDWAYPKSKAETEDAIRDERGDMPVVFLHLAGVYDERTSVPTFANQIARIYERDFQSYLYSGDTDAGQAMLHREDMIDAFVRTVDRRRDLPGETVILVGEEHTLGYADLQDRLGRLIHGEGAWPTIRVPAPIAGVGAWAQDKAEPVVPDALDQGERPFIQPFMTRMASDHYAIDISRARKLLGWEPRHRLADKLPAIVKALKKDPAGWYEMNRLTAPAFVVEAEDAGHDAEALRLGYERRRRAEHRETRWAHFTNIALGLWILVQPVIVQVEEPLLFWSEILLGAALMLFAALSLSWQATWARWASAGVAALIMAVPFLFWTENPAAFLSDTLVGAFAFGLAVGAKPEPGPSVVATMTGPAIPPGWSYNPSAWTQRLPIILLALVGLLVARYLTAYQLEQIDGVWDPFFSGLPDEPQKNGTEAVITSSVSRAFPIPDAALGGYTYALEIVTGIVGSRARWRSMPWLVFLFGLMIAPLGVVSILFVIIQPIVIGTWATLTLVGAAAMLIQIPYSLDELLATLQFMRRRAQAGRPWLRVFLFGDTDEGQREKPGDEFDRRPGTVLADMWGGGVSLPWSLGIAALLAGSLLFTRLSFGAQGAMADADHVIGFLALTAISLAAAEVARPLRYLLIPLGAALVVTPFLFEGGSAHRIANILIGLALIGLSLPRGNIREHYGRWDRLIR